A single region of the Nicotiana sylvestris chromosome 6, ASM39365v2, whole genome shotgun sequence genome encodes:
- the LOC104220868 gene encoding uncharacterized protein gives MPTPFPQRLAKQKKEDQYMKFMEMLYQNQLNIPLMDALREMPGYAKMMKNLISRKFDFQDLSTITLTQTCSAVVTRPMAQKMYDLGSFTIPCTIWSYAFAKALFKRSTWILDDVLIQVEKFVFPTDFVILDFQVDDEIPIILGRPFLATRRALIGCEIGELKMRLNDEEVIFNVNNP, from the exons ATGCCTACACCATTCCCTCAAAGACtggcaaaacaaaagaaagaagatcAATATATGAAATTCATGGAGATGCTTTATCAGAATCAATTGAATATTCCTCTGATGGATGCTTTGAGGGAAATGCCAGGCTATGCAAAGATGATGAAGAACCTGATATCACGGAAATTTGACTTTCAGGACCTATCCACAATAACTCTGACACAGACATGCAGCGCGGTAGTGACAAGACCCATGGCTCAAAAGATGTATGATCTAGGTAGCTTCACTATTCCGTGCACTATTTGGAGTTACGCTTTTGCAAAAGCATTGT TTAAAAGATCGACGTGGATTCTTGATGATGTGCTGATACAAGTGGAAAAGTTTGTATTCCCTACAGACTTTGTTATTCTGGACTTCCAGGTAGATGATGAGATACCCATCATTCTAGGGAGGCCATTCTTAGCCACTAGAAGAGCATTGATTGGTTGTGAAATTGGGGAACTAAAAATGAGGTTGAATGATGAAGAAGTAATATTCAACGTCAACAATCCATGA